CAAcagtattgggggggggcaggggggacagAATTACCTCATCATGTACAGCAACATCAGGGTTGATTCACACAATGGGCTTTTGAAGATGGTGAGGCCACTGCCGAGTTAATCTTTGGGGGGAGGTATTCGAAGGGAGGGAGGTCTTGTAAATGTTCCAACACTTGGAGGATCTAACACCTCACTCTTTTTTTAGACTCAGCACATTAACTGTTTCCCAGCCGGTGATGAACTATGATCTTGACTTGCACAAACGCTTCCTTTGCCCAACGGGTAATTAACATATGGGAACTCACTCCCACAGAATGTCGTGGATGGCCACtagcttagatggctttaaaaattaGATCTATTAGTGGAAGATAGGTCCATCGATGGCTCTTAGATAAGATGGCTCAATGGAtcctccatgtttagaggcaaGGTACTTCTGAACACCAGTTACAGAGaggcaacaacaacaagaagaccgtagatttatataccacccttctctctgaatcagagtctcaaagcggcttacaatcttctttatcttctcccacagcagacaccctgtgaggtgggcagggctgagagagctcccacagaagctgccctttcaaggacaactccagcagctgcaagtggaggagtggggaatcgaacctggttctcccaagtaagagtccacacaattaaccactacactaaactggctctccaccagggaaggctttggcctctgtgaGCTGCTTATgggccttctagggttgccaagtccaacacaGCCTCCGGCGTGGGACTGCTCTAtcattttgggaggtaaaaactctacggTGCCTATTGTGCCGTAGAGTTTTTACTGCCcgaaatgctagagtgtccaggaaaaccatagagttttcccggaaatgcctagagcggctggcgcgTGACGTCActagtgtgatgacgtcactcgcaggtgacatcatcgcaccggcgacatcaggggaggttcccccccaccggcccaatgtgggcccgtgggttgggaacctcctgggcaggaaaACCTCCGCCCAgcctggggcttggcagccgtAGGGCCTTCCAAGAGCACTTGGTTAGGCAGTATGggaaacagtatgctggactagatggtcttgtccagcagggcccttctgatttTAATGTGTATTTGAGCACTCCAAGATCATAGCTTGCCACGGTTTAGAGAAACCTCTCAAGTATAGGTGAGTCCCGAAGCACTGTTACTTGATATGCTGAACCATTCATAAGACCAATAAACCTACCCAAGAAGTCAACTCTTCGGCATCTTCACCATATACTAGATGGTTTGGCGAATCAGCTATCGGTCACCAGAGACTCCTGTATATGTTCTACGGGTGAGAAATCACAAAATGTCTTTTGGTTTTCAAGACTTTGTCACTAACGCTTTTAGCAATGCAACATAGATCAAAGGGATAATAATTCTCAAGACAGGGAATAGGTGACTGGTTGACACAGACTCCGGAGCATTCACAGAATCAAAGAGACATGGAAACCAACCTTGTGGCATTTCCACCAAAGCCAATGGAGTAACACCAAAGTGATGCCCGAGCAGTATTGCCTTACTTACATCCAACCTGCAGGTTGCTAAATTTTACGTGGCAAAACAGTATTGGTTGGTCCTTGAGAAACAGCAGATTCAGGCAAGGGAAAACTACACATCCcattcatttcagaaacagaaaagaaaatggaaagaaccaaaaaaaacccaaaacccaagCTACCAACCCGGTCCCCAAAAGCAATCAAAGTGGGACAGACACACATCGTAGCTACAGGACGGAATGAAACTCAAAAACAAATCTGCATCGGAATGAGACACCCTAACACAGGGAAGGATTCGGGGAAGGGGGGAGCTGGAAACAACCAGAAAGTAGTTCCAAAGTTCTCAAAATGCTAAACATCGGTTCTTCTGGCTGAACTCACCTAAGACGACCTGGAACAACGACAGATTTCCAAACAAAAAGGAACAGAGGGAAAAAAAGATACATTGCCATTTGCGGGATACCACTGAAGAAGATGGGATTGGAAATACAATGCAAATTTCTCTTTCTGTTTGATTTATCTGGTTTGTTTTTTACATATATACACAAGTCCACCAATAAAATGGTAACCACAGTGCAACGTCTTGAGTACCTTGCATCCGAGACAAGGGTAAATTGTGCATTCTCTGTGTGTCGGGAAGACACACCGTGTGGGTAAGTAAAAGGAAGTCCTTAGCAGGCATCCATCGAGGAACGGGCATACGGACGTTCCTCTTAGACAACAGCAAAGGCAAGTTCTACCACCCCTCATTAGTCTTGGATTTTTCAGAGGTGTCTCGGACTAGGGTGCCCGTTATGGTACAACTTCTGTTTGATATGTACCATGTTCCCAGTCGGTTCGTCGTACTGCCTGTGATGACGTTTTCTGAATTCCTTGAAGTTACAAAATTTCGGGATCCAAGACCACGAATTGTCTGGaaagagaagaggaaaaggaggggagagagagagaaagagacctcAGCATGGTTTTGACCACAACTTAGCAGCAAAGAACCCCCACATGCTCATGGAGAAAGGTACCCCCATTCAGAATTAAAAATTTGACAACAATCCAGGATGGAGCAGAGACAAGAGTGAAAGCAGGGCAGGAAGTATAATTTAGCATCCGTCCCCAAATTACGGTTGCTGGATGATCTCCTAGAATTACGACTGATCCCTAGATGAAAGAGAGCAGttactctggagaaaatagctgctgtgaagggtggactctgtggcattatactccactaagatccctctccttcccaaaccctagCCCTCCCTAAagtcaacccccaaatctccagggaatttcctaacttggagttgaAAACCCTATCCTAAATGCTGCATTGCAAGACAGATAATGAGCAACCATCCCACACAAGAACAGATACCTGCTATTTTGaatgtatttagggttgccaattcccatgtaggggcaggggatcccccagtttggaggccctccccccgcttcagggtcatcagaaaccaggtgggggcgggaaatgtctgctgggcactccgttattccctatggcaggggtggccaacggtagctctccagaagttttttgcctacaactcccatcagccccagtctgcatggccaatggctggggctgatgggagttgtaggcaaaaaacatctggagagctactgttggccacccctgccctatggagaccgattctcatagggaataatggagaattgatctgcgagtatctggggctctggggaagctgttttttgaggtaggggaaccaaattttcagcatagcaattgggcacctctccccaaaataccctccaagtttcaaaagaatttgaCCTCctggcccccaaaaaggtgccctatccattattttgagatggaggcaaggcatttaaaagaagcacggtcccttcaaatgtgatcgccagaactctctttggagttcaatcatgcttatcacatccttggagttcaatcatgcttgccacacccttgctcccggctccacccccagagtccccagatatttcttgaattggacttggcaaccccagatgTATTGGTTAGATCTAGCAGATCTCTTGAATCAGAAGACAGCTCCTTCTGCCAGAGAATAGTGCCTCCACCCATATTCTATTATGActtgccttgagcctgcttgGGATAGAAAGCTAGAAGCCAAATAAATATAGTTTCAGAGGAAAGTCATGtttgcagccccctactggtggaatcttTTGCAGCCCGCTACTGGtgctgcttttgagctgtggtgctggagaagactcttgagagtcccttggactgcaagaagatcacatCCGTCAGTCCTAACGGAAGTCAACCCAGGCTgttccccagaaggtcagatgctgaagctgaagctcaaatactttggccatcaaatgagaagggagcactccctggagaagaccctgatgctgggaaagacagaaggcaaaagaagaaggggacagcaaaagaggagatggctgaatagcgttactgatgtaacaaacacgaatttgagcagactttggaggatggtggaagacaggagggcctggcgtgactttgtccatggggtcgcaaagagtcggactcgactgtgcgactgaacaacaacgaactggtggaatcaactaccagaggaagtgagAGCCTTGcgagaccttgcccagttccacaaggtctctaagaccactctcttccggTTGGTTTTCAACTGATGCTGAGCCTTGCACcgtagggaaattgaagaaatactgtcgCCATCGAAACTATATAACATCTAAGAGACTAGCACCAAATTACTCTGACTGTTTTAATTACTGagtgtgtaattttataatatgtatggattttaatggtttgttgtggttttatactgtgagccgccctgagactacttcggcggggagggcaggatataaatcaaataaagtataagTCTAAAGTATAAGtatgttggtctgcagaagaacagCCAAATTCGAGCCCAGTAACAGAATGAGAGACAACCGGAGCTGCAGTCTATGACCTTTCAAGAGTCCAAGTTCTGTTTGTCAGATACATGGCAAAGTTATCTGACGAAGACAGCTTTTAgggcttgtagaatctttcgggatcaagtgccgtgttctactggagaaagttttccttccagacgtttcgttctcagctgtctggaaacgtctggaaggaaaactttctccagtagaacacggcacttgatcccaaaagattctacaaaccctaatgatgttaccagccgtgaaaacctgaaatctttgagaagacAGCTTTTGTTTCACAAAAGCTGGTATCCCTAAAATCCTGTTGTTCTCCAAGGTGCATAACCTATGTGAtaccaaaaatacatgtatttattgccaAAGGGCGGAAAACATTTATGGGCCCAACTGTAGCTTCGTTAcagaataaaaatacaatacacaTGCGGGAACTACCGCAACCCTGCACATTTCAGCCCAAATAGGCCTTCCTCAGGGGTCAAGCAATATATTGTACATAAAGGCTCGCTTTACAAAAGTAAAACAATTGGCAAGTTGATGTAGGACCAAAAAAGGAGTTTTATcggggctttcttttgtagcaggaacttgtttgcgaattaggccacacacccctgatgtagccaatcctccaagagtttacagggctcttaatacagggcctactgtaagctccaggaggattggctacatcaggggtgtgtggtctaacatgcaaacaagttcctgctacgaaaaaaaccCTATTATAATCAAATACCAGTTTACACAAGACATAAGGATGTTTATGAGGCCGCCTAGAGTCTAGCCTTGTGCTATAGCCAGATATATATGCTGTGTAATGCTGCTATTGTATGCCTTCTGATTTTGGTCCCAAAAATACAGGGGCAAACAAACCAGTCAGATCCCATGTACCGTAAATGGTGTGGTAGCTAAGGTACTATTGGACTCCAGTCCAGCTGCTCCACTCATGAAGGCTCGATCCCTCAGTGTCTTATATTTTTCTACGATGCCAGAGTATATTCCAATTTAAGAAGATCTTCATTTTGATTCAGTGCGGGAAACAAAACCACATCCTTGTGCTGGGTATCTAAGTGTGATGGTTCATTATTATCCACAGGAACAATGTATCACAATTACTGTTagcaattcagggctttttttgtagcaggaactcctttgcatattaggccacacacccctgatgtaggatTAGCtacgtaagaggggtgtggcctaatatgcaaatgcgttcctgctcccaaaaaaagcactggttatCATCAATCCAATGGGTACACATATAGGAAAGCTCAAATGCAAAATCCCAACCTTTGCAGATCTAAAAATCGCAATACCTTCACAAGTCGTAACAAGACCCATCTCCTTCATATACATTTAATCCAGTTTCAGCCTCATTTCAGTGTCATAATTTCTTCCAAAGAGCCCCAGGAATTGTAGGGTGCATCAGGGgcccttttttttgtagaaaaagctcagcaggaactcagttgcatattaagccacaccccctgatgtcaccattatttcatacagggcttttttgtagaaaacgcccagcaggaactcagttgcatattaggccacaccccctgatggcaccactgttgctgcaaaaaagcccagcagggactcatttgcatattaggccacaccccttgacatcaagccagccagaactgtgttcctatgcgttcctgatcccacccccccaaaaagccctgaatgtcatTCAAAATGTGACTGCTATTTTGACATTGAGAAATGACACGTCGAGCTGTATGCTGGAAATCTGATACAGGGGACCAACAGAAGAAGCTGAGAGCTTTCCTTGAAGTAGTCAGGTTCTTTGCGTGCttaaaaatatttccttcccaaatttACAGTCATGAAAACCAACATAAGATCGCCCCTAATGGAGCGGCGGCATTGAAAACAGCCTCCTGAACACTCAAGTTGTCTCTTCCGCTGCTGCTAATAAAAAGACACATCTGCAGCCCTCAACTCTTCAACTGTTTTTACAGCGGCCAGTTCATGTGAAGCTGACTCTGATGGAGTCAATCCACTGATTTGTCTAGctcggggtggccaaaccgtggcttgggagacatgtgtggctctttcacacatattatgtggctcttgaagcccccaccactccatcagccagcttggagaaggcatttctctctgtaaatcacttctccaagccaagccagtcggcgacttgggagaatgcatttaaactttctttctttccacctctccctccctcccctcatttgccttccttccttcgttgtgactctcaaacatctgatgatcgtgtcttgcggctctcaaactttcgacatttattttgtgtggctcttaatttaagcaagtttggccaccccggtctagCTTAATATTGCCTACTCGGatctggcagcggctttccatgCCCTCATGCTTGCACATCACCTGAGCTTCGGTGTTTCCACACAGCGACAAGCTTTCCTGCAGCTACTGTGCTTGCCAGAACAGCACAGCGCAAACAGGACTCCCACATGGCAGATTCCTCTGCTTTTCCCCTGCCAGGTCTgaatgacaagaagaagaagaagaagatattggatttatatcccgccctccactccgaagagtctcagagcggctcacaatctcctttactttcctcccccacaacagacaccctgtgaggtagatgaagatattagatttatatcccgccctccactccgaagaatctcagagcggctcacaatctcctttactttcctcccccacaacagacaccctgtgaggtagatgaagatattggatttatatcccgccctccactccgaagaatctcagagcagctcacaatctcctttaccttcctcccccacaacagacaccttgtgaggtagatgaagatattggatttatatcccgccctccactcctaggagtctcagaggggctcacaatctcctttaccttcctcccccacaacagacaccctgtgaggtagatgaagatactggatttatatcccgccctccactccgaagagtctcagagcggctcacaatcttcttcaccttcctcccccacaacagtcaccctgtgaggtggatggggctgagagagctctcacagcagctgccctttcaaggacaacctctgccttagctatggctgacccaaggccatgctagcaggtgcaagtggaggagtggggaatcaaacccggttctcccagataagagtccgcacactgaaccactacaccaaactggctctcaagctggCAAAGGACTCACCAGGATgctctgggagaggggaggggagaagcgcACCATGCCTACATCACCTCTGGATGACGTAGGCATGTTGGGGACAacgctctagaacaggggtgtcaaacatgcggactgggggccaaatcaggcccctggagggctcctattaggcccccaagcaactgtcaactatggggtgacgtgatagaggtttacaagattacgcatgggatggagaaagcagagaaagaagtccttttctccctttctcacaatacaagaactcgtgggaaattgctgagcagtcaggttaaaatggataaaaggaagtacttcttcacccaaaagatgattaacatgtggaattcactgccacaggaggtggtggtggctacaagcatagccagctttaagaggggattggataaaaatatggagcagaggtccatcagtggctattagccacagtatatatatgtgtgtgtgtgtgtgtgtgtatacacacacacatattggccactgtgtgacacagagtgttggactggatgggccattggcctgatccaacatggcttctcttatgttcttacgttccttctccccctctcttgcttccttctgcatcacagcttgctttgcaaggcttgctcaattgtacaggagctacagagcaacacCTCTATTTGCTCCACTGGTtgagtctccttcccctcctggtcccctgtggggggagggaaacagccagagcttcctttccccagttcctggatcccatgggagaaatacaaagaaagcacctttaagactagcaagtgctaatgttttaagcatgttttattttaagtttatttttttttaaaaagcctttaatcgtatttgtctgtgtcctttaaaaagtttatctctgctacctaatcttaaataggtacacacatggcccagcccagcatggctcaacaaagtctaatttatgtcagatctggccctcataaaaatgagttcagcaccACGGCTCTAGAAGCTAATTCTACAATAGAGTTCTGCCCAAAAACCATAGCATTGCCCTTGATGTCACAGACATGCCTACATCTCTTCCAGGTGATGTAGACACATCGCATTTGGGGTGGTAATTCTCCCCCACTGTGCTGCTGGCCGGCACTGGGGGGAGCGCtagaaaccaggggatccctcacATACTGGCGGAACCTGGAAAcccccggggtggaattctagcaggagctcctttgcatagtaggccgcacccccctgatgtagccaatcctccaaaagcttgggattctagcaggagctcctttgcatagtaggccgcaccccccctgatgtagccaatcctccaaaagcttggaattctagcaggagctcctttgcatagtaggccgcacccccctgatgtagccaatcctccaaaagcttggaattctagcaggagctcctttgcatagtaggccgcacccccctgatgtagccaatcctccaagagcttccagtgcTGCAGGATAGAGACTGGCAGTGGCGTTCCAATCAGAGATTCTATATAAAATATTAATTTGGAAGGTCAAGATATGAAGCATGGCACTGCGACGCTACTGAACCCACAAATATAAAAGacggtcccctgaagaagggttTGCCCCGAAACAAAATTGGATCGGTTCTTGATTCATTGGACTGTAATTaattttgattattttttttttttggacagtAGGAGTGTTGAGCACTAGATGGTCTTTTGTCTGTACCATTGAGATATTCATCAGAGGACATATATTTTGGAATAGACTGAATATATACTGAATACATACTGCATATTTTTTCTACACGAAGTGAGAGTGTCGTTATtctacaatccccaggtgggagcaggggatcccccagcttggaggccctcccccccgcttcagggtgatcagaaagcggggggcgggagggaaatgtctcctgggcactccattattccctgtggagactgattcccatagattataatggagaattgatctgcaggtatctgggctccagcgggctatttttgaggtagaggcaccaaatttgcagcttagcatccagtgccgttcttcaaaacaccctccaagtttcaaaaggattggacctcggagcccaattctatgagcccccaaagaaggtgcccctatcctttatttccaaggaagggaaggcatttaaaaggtgtgtgttccctttaaatgtgatggccagaactccctttggagttcaattatgtttgtcacacccttgatcctggccccacccccaaagtctcctggccccacccccaaagtctccagatatttcttgaattggacttagcaacccttgCTGGAGCCCTAGGAATCTACCACCTACCAATTCTATGGAGATCTGTTAGGAAGCTCCCAGCGCCCAGCTGAGTTTCTTGAGGTCTTTCTCCTTTGACCAGCTTTCAGCCTTCCGTAGCCCCCGCCCCCGCCCGCCTCTCCTGGCTAAATCCACCCCTTCCGGCCACAAAGCCACTTACCATACCGTCGACTTGTTCTCCAGGCTCGCACGGCGTAATGGAGGACCCCATCCATCCACACCAGGAACCAGCTTATACAGAAACCCAACAAAAGTCCCAGCATCAGGTCGATTTCTTGCTTGGTTACATTGTCAGTCACAAAGTAGTTCTCGGAGGAATCCACTACGGATTGGTCTCCGTCGTAGGGGATGACATAGTGGACGTGGTGCCTGtcgggaggtggggagggagacaaGAAAGGAGGGGAGCATCAGCGATTGGGGGACCAGGGAGAACAGACCGGTTGCTGGGAGGGCCCATTTCAAATTCCTGACTCCTGTCCATCGAAACTGCAAGACCCTTGTTTTGTTTCTCCTTTtgtaaagggctttttttttgtagcagggactcctttgcctattaggccacacccttctgatgtagccaatcctccaagagcttacagggctcttattccagggtctactgtaagctcttggaggattggctacatcagaggggcgtggcctaataggcaaaggagtccctgctacaagaaaagtccCAGTAAAACTGAACATGCGATTCCTATTTTCACACCCTTCTTGGTTTCCTGACACCATATTTTTGGCCATAAAATAGATCCATCTTTcaacatgtatttattatttatattgtgtctttctccccagtgcgGACTCAAAgctacttacatcattctcctctattttatcttcacaacaagccCAGGGGGTTGGTCAGGCTGCGAGCctatgactggcctaaggtcacccagtgagctttcatggcaaaagtggggatttgaaccagatcctagcccaggggtggccaaacttgcttaatgtaagagtcacacagaataaatgtcagatgtctgagagccgcaagacattcatgtcagatgtttgagggaaggaaggaaggaaggaaggaaggaaggaaggaaggaaggaaggaaggaaggaaggaaggaaggaaggaaggaaggaaggaaggaaggaaggaaggaaggaaggaaaatagatggggagggaggaggaagagacaggtggaaagaaagcaactttaactttaaatgcattctccaagccgccagctagcttggctcggagaagtgacttaaagagacaactgccttctccaagctggctgatgggtttactggggcttttcttgtagcagggactcctttgcctattaggccacacacccctgatgtagccaatcctccaagagcttacagtagatcctggaataagagccctttgaaagccacacaatctatgcgaaagagctacatgtagctcccaagccacaatttggccacccctgacctagcccaacactttaaccatgctgtctagtgtagggttgccaagtccaatcccagaaatatctggggactttgggggtggagccaggagactttgggggtggagccaggagacacctgggtggagctaggaggggatggggggaaacggcgccggggagcgtggcgagccgccccgtctcggagcgggtgacgccgctgcgcagctgccgcctcttctccgctggccgtggctgctcctccaagatgggctcaggttgagcccatctcggaggagcagctgcggtggggggggcggtagcggcacggcggcctcgcccgctccactccgcctctggggtggaatcggagagggggtggaggcgggccgggggtgtggtgagccgcgagtccgggtcctagaagggcccggattcgcggctcgccatgcttttGGCCTGTCTCCGCCctctccttctctggttttgcctgcgctgctgccgcctcttggctgctcctccgagatgggctcagcctgggcccatctcggaggaacagctgcggtgggcggggagggggcggcagcagtgcagcccggcagcctcgcccgctccgggattggggcggctcgccatgctccccggcgccgtttccccctccccccgcttccagtttttttgggagcgggggaagagggtggaaatcctggggtcccccgccagggcgggagggttgggaagcctagtctagTGTGTTTCCTTAAATCTAATACATTATAATACAGCCCCCACCAtgaattgcatttttaaaacatcttttgAGCCTATCTTTGCAGTCACACAAATGGCTAAAAATCAGCTTTTCACCCATGCTTTAGTTTTGCaagcaatgtttttttaaaaaaacaaacaaaaaaccctgcataAATCAGGGTTTGGGCAAAACATAAAATAAAGTTTTAACCAACACAATAAATTGATATTAGCAGAAATGGAGAGACCATATCAATATATACACTGCTGTAACAATCATTAACTCTTGGATCTTTATTTaccaacatgaatttgaaagCAAGGAATCGTTCTTCTGTCGATGGGAAACAAAACAGTAATCAATAAAGCACAAAAAGAAACAATACCTGAATAGGATAACAACATGCGAATTTGGATTATTGACAGGTGTGACAAAATGGAACCTTGTTGAATGCCTTTGCTAACTATTCGATGGGTCAGCTGGTGATaacatcaccatcttcatgtatttgaagggctgtcctatagaggaagagccccgtggcgcagtgtggtaaagaagaagatgttggatttatatccagccctccactccgaatctcagtctcagagtggctcacaatcgcctttatcttcctcccccacaacagacatcctgtgagatgggtgaagCTGAAagagctatcacagcagctgccctttca
The Heteronotia binoei isolate CCM8104 ecotype False Entrance Well chromosome 18, APGP_CSIRO_Hbin_v1, whole genome shotgun sequence genome window above contains:
- the TMEM240 gene encoding transmembrane protein 240 isoform X2, translated to MDMNALLDRFHNYILPHLRGEDRVCHCNCGRHHVHYVIPYDGDQSVVDSSENYFVTDNVTKQEIDLMLGLLLGFCISWFLVWMDGVLHYAVRAWRTSRRYDNSWSWIPKFCNFKEFRKRHHRQYDEPTGNMVHIKQKLYHNGHPSPRHL
- the TMEM240 gene encoding transmembrane protein 240 isoform X1: MSMNANTMIFMILGASIVMAIACLMDMNALLDRFHNYILPHLRGEDRVCHCNCGRHHVHYVIPYDGDQSVVDSSENYFVTDNVTKQEIDLMLGLLLGFCISWFLVWMDGVLHYAVRAWRTSRRYDNSWSWIPKFCNFKEFRKRHHRQYDEPTGNMVHIKQKLYHNGHPSPRHL